TGTCGCGCCAGCGCCCAGCCAGACATACGCCGACACGCCCAGCGGCCAGCGCTTGTCCACCAAGATCACCAGCGCCGCCACCAACAGGCCGCCAGTCAGCGCCCAGGTCAGGGCCAACAGCCAACGCTCGACCATCAGCCGAAAATACGCCCGCCGCACTTGTCGCTGCAGTTGATCCACAGTCGCCGACTCCTTGCCCGCCCCGCCCTTACTACGGCCGCTGCCTTGCCTCTATGACTTTACCGACTTAACCGCAGTGCCGGCCACCTAATTTTACCAGCGCGCACAAACGTACACATCCTCCATTGCGATCGCCAGACGGCCACGACTTCGTCGCCTGTCCCGCGAACTCCACGGTCGCCAACTGGCGTGGCCGAACGCGTCCCAACTGCTATGCTTGCCTATATCGCTCCGTGGAAGAGCCAAGCCCTGAGGGGCGCAAGCCGCTGATCGCTCGCTGCCAGCGGCGGCGACTCCGCTGCTTGTAGAGCTACACCAGGTTATCGCGTGTCCGCCACGGTCGCCGCACAACCCACGCTGCTCCCCAGCCTCGACCAGCGGCCAAACGCCGACGTCGTGATCTACGACGGGCATTGCCGCATCTGCACTGCGCAGATCGAGCGCCTGGCACGTCTCGACCCCGCCGGCCGACTCGCCTATCTCTCGTTGCACGATCCCGAAGTGTCGCGCCGCTATCCCGATCTTTCCCACGAGCGGCTGATGCAGGAAATGTACGTGGTCGACCAGCAAGGTCGTCGCCACCATGGCGCCGAGGCCATCCGCCATCTCTCGCGACGATTGCCGCGACTTTGGTGGCTAGCGCCCCTGTTGCACCTGCCGGGCACGATGTCGCTTTGGCAAT
This sequence is a window from Pirellulales bacterium. Protein-coding genes within it:
- a CDS encoding DUF393 domain-containing protein, translating into MSATVAAQPTLLPSLDQRPNADVVIYDGHCRICTAQIERLARLDPAGRLAYLSLHDPEVSRRYPDLSHERLMQEMYVVDQQGRRHHGAEAIRHLSRRLPRLWWLAPLLHLPGTMSLWQWLYRQIANRRYRFGRVESCDGGTCHLHGRG